The sequence GGCATCTCGTACGCACCCGTCGCCTGACTGCTCGATCGGCCCGTCACCTTCAACGCCACCGGCGTGACCGCCTGCGTCATCTTCCGAATCTGCTCCGGCGTCGCGTTCGGCACAAACACCGGCGTCACCGTGTCGATGAATATCTGACGCCGCTCCCCGCGGGGAACACCCTTGACCGCCTCCGCATACGCCTCCGGCGTCGATGCCTCAGCCAACGCCGAATCCAACCCCGTCTTCGACGCCGCCTCCGTCACCATCGCCATGATCCGCGGATGAATGTACTGCATCGACCGCAGCTTCGCCACGTACTCAGCCAGACCCGCCTTCTCCGGTCCGCCGCCGGTCAACTGCTTGTACTCCCGCAGATAACGGTCGTACTTGTCCACCACCTGCTTGATCCGCGGCTCGTGCTCCTGACGATCGCTGGCGATCTTGCTCGAATCGCCCGCCCCCTTCAGCCACACCACCCCCGCCGCCAGCACCAGGCACGCCGCCGCCGCGCCGAACCAGTACTTCTTCCCTCGCCAGACCGCCTCCTTCGCCACCTCCGGAGGCATCAGGTCCGTCTCCACCTTCGCCTGACCAAGCCCCTGCACCGCCAACCCGTACGCCACCCCGAACGACAGCAAATTCTCGTTGAACTCCACCTCGTTCAGGCCGCCCGCCAGCTTCAGCTTCCCGAACGTCTCCACCCGCTCCACCGGCATCCCAACGTTCTGCTGCAAAAACTTCAGCAGACCCGGCAGGCGAAACGCGTTGCCCAACGCGTAGACCTTCTGAACCTCCGCCTCCCGGTTCACCGACGTGTAG is a genomic window of Phycisphaerae bacterium containing:
- a CDS encoding pilus assembly protein PilM, whose translation is MAGAKAIWAIDIGQCALKALHARLSGDVIEVDNFITIEHEQILSQPDADEPALIRGTLKKLVSKADLGRDPIVLSVPGHRSFARFSKLPPVEPKKIPAIVDYEAKQQIPFGIDEVVWDYQVFRASDGPDIEVGIFAIKQSLIAQYLDYFRELNLTPIVVQTAPVALYNACLFEGMMGSDAVIIADVGAQNTNFLIAEGHRLWLRNIPIGGNNFTESLQKSFKLNFTKAEQLKRTAATSKYARAVFQSMRPVFSDLSAEFQRSVGFYTSVNREAEVQKVYALGNAFRLPGLLKFLQQNVGMPVERVETFGKLKLAGGLNEVEFNENLLSFGVAYGLAVQGLGQAKVETDLMPPEVAKEAVWRGKKYWFGAAAACLVLAAGVVWLKGAGDSSKIASDRQEHEPRIKQVVDKYDRYLREYKQLTGGGPEKAGLAEYVAKLRSMQYIHPRIMAMVTEAASKTGLDSALAEASTPEAYAEAVKGVPRGERRQIFIDTVTPVFVPNATPEQIRKMTQAVTPVALKVTGRSSSQATGAYEMP